From the Eleutherodactylus coqui strain aEleCoq1 chromosome 7, aEleCoq1.hap1, whole genome shotgun sequence genome, one window contains:
- the LOC136573263 gene encoding NAD(+) hydrolase ApTIR-like, giving the protein MLPSARYFRFSHPLTSDWLAKEPRGAVKTYTASSAYTPDVTAYSRGAARIGAGRRKLYGARMEGRRELCAPEEAGRRELCAAEETGRRELCAAEEDGRRELCAAEEEGRRELCAAEEEGRRELCAAEEEGRRELCAAEEEGRRAGRREVCAAEQEGRRELCAPEEEGRRELCATEEKGRRELWPELSV; this is encoded by the exons ATGCTTCCCTCTGCCCGCTACTTCCGGTTTTCCCACCCCCTGACTTCTGATTGGTTAGCAAAAGAGCCGAGAGGCGCAGTCAAGACATATACAGCAAGCTCCGCCTATACACCCGACGTCACTGCCTATTCCAGAGGAGCCGCGCGGATAGGGGCGGGGCGAAGAAAGCTGTACGGCGCtcgaatg GAGGGGCGGAGAGAGCTGTGCGCCCctgaggaggcggggcggagagAGCTGTGCGCCGCTGAGGAGACGGGGCGGAGAGAGCTGTGCGCCGCTGAGGAGGATGGGCGGAGAGAGCTGTGCGCCGCTGAGGAGGAGGGGCGGAGAGAGCTGTGTGCCGCTGAGGAGGAGGGGCGGAGAGAGCTGTGCGCCGCTGAGGAGGAGGGGCGGAGAGAGCTGTGCGCCGCTGAGGAGGAGGGGCGGAGAGCT gggcggagagaggtgTGCGCCGCTGAGCAGGAGGGGCGGAGAGAGCTGTGCGCCCCTGAGGAGGAGGGGCGGAGAGAGCTGTGCGCCACTGAGGAGAAGGGGCGGAGAGAGTT